One stretch of Molothrus aeneus isolate 106 chromosome 2, BPBGC_Maene_1.0, whole genome shotgun sequence DNA includes these proteins:
- the COA5 gene encoding cytochrome c oxidase assembly factor 5 gives MPKYYEDKEEDGRACSGVREDLRQCLLESPCVLQENKSPKQCLREGHCRSLQVTFFACKRSMLDTRARFRGRKGY, from the exons ATGCCCAAGTACTACGAGGATAAGGAGGAGGACGGGCGCGCCTGCAGCGGCGTGAGGGAGGACCTGCGGCAGTGCCTGCTGGAGAGCCCCTGCGTCCTGCAG GAAAACAAAAGCCCTAAACAATGCTTGAGGGAAGGACACTGTAGGAGTTTGCAAGTGACATTCTTTGCGTGCAAAAGATCAATG TTGGATACCAGGGCAAGAttcagaggaaggaagggatACTGA
- the UNC50 gene encoding protein unc-50 homolog — protein sequence MLPTTLVNSGSQGNGVLSRRDAARHTAGAKRYKYLRRLFHFRQMDFEFALWQMLYLFTSPQRVYRNFHYRKQTKDQWARDDPAFLVLLSIWLCVSTVGFGFVLDMGFFETIKLLLWVVFIDCVGVGLLIATLMWFISNKYLVKQQNRDYDVEWGYAFDVHLNAFYPLLVILHFIQLFFINYVIISDSVIGYFVGNTLWLIAIGYYIYVTFLGYSALPFLKNTAILLYPFALLIMLYLISLACGWNFTKMLCSFYKYRVK from the exons ATGCTGCCAACCACGCTGGTTAATTCTGGGAGCCAGGGCAATGGTGTGCTGAGCCGCAGGGATGCTGCGAGGCACACGGCCGGAGCAAAACGCTACAAGTACCTCCGGAGGCTCTTCCACTTCCGACAGATGGACTTTGAGTTTGCGCTTTGGCAGATGCTTTACCTGTTCACTTCACCACAGAGGGTTTACAGGAACTTTCACTACAGAAAACAGACAAAGGACCAATGGGCAAGAGATGATCCTGCTTTCCTTGTGCTGCTCAGTATCTGGCTCTGCG tGTCTACTGTAGGATTTGGATTTGTGTTGGacatgggtttttttgaaacaaTAAAACTGCTACTTTGGGTTGTATTCATAGACTGCGTAGGCGTGGGGCTCCTGATTGCAACTCTGATGTG GTTCATTTCAAATAAGTACTTAGTgaagcagcagaacagagaTTATGATGTGGAGTGGGGATATGCCTTTGATGTACATCTGAATGCTTTCTACCCTCTTCTGGTCATTCTGCATTTTATCCAGCTGTTCTTCATCAACT ATGTCATCATATCTGATTCTGTCATTGGGTATTTTGTTGGGAATACATTATGGCTGATTGCAATTGGCTATTACATCTACGTGACATTCCTAGGATACAGTG CATTGCCCTTTTTGAAGAACACAGCTATTCTTTTGTATCCATTTGCACTTCTCATCATGCTCTATTTGATCTCATTAGCATGTGGATGGAACTTCACCAAGATGCTTTGTTCCTTTTATAAATACAGagtgaaataa